The proteins below come from a single Gimesia alba genomic window:
- a CDS encoding Gfo/Idh/MocA family protein, translating to MSSEKKAASSEVTRRSFLQTGGTVAAGLAWTAQSYGSILGANDRIRVGFIGAGGMANAHMNTYNAIKDKNNVEAIAVADCWKTRAEEGKTKTGAQHAFDDYRKVLEIKDIDYVTIATPEHWHAQMTIDALDAGKAVYCEKPMTHSIPEAQAVIKKQKETKLPIQVGVQGMSDDSYSSAAKAIEEGVLGQVVQAQIEYVRRYGSQGPWRRPGLKDDEPKPADLNWDAWLGHAPKIDWNPHHYFEWRNYSQYSGGICTDLFIHRITRIMKACNLLYPRRVVGMGGIWQWNDGRTLPDNFEMICEYPRGMTVYVLGTMSNRVGIDHLIRGYRGTLYFTREGWVAKDKDGKVLAEHKKSGAEDTKLHHTNLQNHLRNGEALNCPSELGLAGVVAVNMANESWRSGQMMGWDTKNEKMAPANTLELSHVPETNS from the coding sequence ATGAGTTCTGAAAAGAAAGCGGCTTCCTCTGAAGTCACGCGCAGAAGTTTCCTCCAGACCGGCGGCACTGTCGCAGCCGGCCTGGCCTGGACCGCACAAAGCTACGGCAGTATTCTTGGCGCCAACGACCGGATTCGCGTCGGCTTCATCGGCGCGGGCGGCATGGCCAACGCCCACATGAATACGTACAACGCCATCAAGGATAAAAACAACGTCGAAGCCATCGCGGTTGCCGACTGCTGGAAAACCCGTGCCGAAGAAGGAAAAACCAAAACCGGCGCCCAGCATGCTTTTGACGACTATCGCAAGGTTCTGGAAATCAAGGACATCGATTACGTCACCATCGCCACGCCGGAACACTGGCACGCGCAAATGACGATCGACGCTCTGGATGCCGGCAAAGCCGTCTATTGTGAAAAACCAATGACGCACAGCATCCCCGAAGCCCAAGCCGTCATCAAAAAACAGAAAGAGACCAAACTGCCGATCCAGGTCGGCGTGCAAGGCATGTCCGACGATTCCTACTCCTCCGCCGCCAAAGCGATTGAAGAAGGTGTGCTCGGTCAGGTCGTACAGGCCCAGATCGAATACGTCCGCCGCTACGGTTCGCAAGGCCCCTGGCGTCGCCCCGGTCTCAAAGACGATGAACCGAAACCGGCCGACCTCAACTGGGACGCCTGGCTCGGACACGCACCAAAGATCGACTGGAACCCGCACCATTACTTTGAATGGCGCAACTATTCTCAATACTCGGGTGGTATCTGCACCGACCTGTTCATTCACCGCATCACGCGAATCATGAAAGCCTGCAACCTGCTCTACCCCCGTCGCGTCGTCGGCATGGGTGGCATCTGGCAGTGGAATGATGGTCGCACCCTTCCTGATAACTTCGAAATGATTTGCGAATACCCGCGCGGCATGACGGTTTATGTTCTCGGCACGATGAGCAATCGCGTCGGTATCGATCACTTGATTCGCGGCTATCGAGGCACCCTCTACTTCACCCGTGAAGGCTGGGTCGCGAAAGACAAAGACGGTAAGGTGCTCGCGGAACATAAAAAGTCGGGTGCTGAAGATACCAAGCTGCATCACACGAATCTGCAGAATCATCTGCGCAACGGCGAAGCCCTCAACTGTCCGAGCGAACTCGGTCTGGCAGGAGTCGTCGCGGTCAACATGGCAAATGAATCCTGGCGTTCCGGCCAGATGATGGGCTGGGATACCAAAAACGAAAAGATGGCTCCTGCCAACACGCTGGAACTCAGCCACGTTCCCGAAACCAATTCCTGA
- a CDS encoding 3-keto-disaccharide hydrolase: protein MLQFTTRKFTALCLLAFASLSVEPLVAEEHCDSDFVSIFNGKNLDGWEGATDGYYAKDGMLISKKDSGGNLFTDKEYKNFVLRFDFKLEPGANNGIGFHVPRHPKTSPAYAGKEIQILDDTAKKYAKLQKYQYHGSLYGTAPAKRGHLKPVGEWNTQELLVDGNKVKVTLNGTVIVDFDMTDAKKNGTIDHKDHPGLKREIGHICLCGHGAKIEFKNLRIKELK from the coding sequence ATGCTCCAATTCACAACCCGAAAGTTTACTGCCCTCTGTCTGTTGGCGTTCGCCAGTCTCTCTGTCGAGCCTCTTGTCGCGGAAGAACATTGCGACAGCGATTTTGTCAGCATCTTCAACGGTAAAAACCTCGATGGCTGGGAAGGTGCCACCGACGGATATTATGCCAAAGACGGCATGTTGATCAGCAAAAAAGACAGCGGCGGAAATCTCTTCACGGACAAAGAATACAAAAACTTTGTTCTGCGGTTTGATTTCAAACTCGAACCCGGCGCGAATAACGGCATCGGCTTCCACGTGCCACGTCACCCCAAAACCAGCCCCGCTTATGCCGGAAAAGAAATCCAGATCCTTGATGACACAGCGAAAAAATACGCCAAGCTTCAGAAATACCAATACCACGGTTCGCTTTACGGCACCGCTCCTGCCAAACGCGGTCACCTCAAACCAGTTGGGGAATGGAACACACAGGAACTTCTCGTCGATGGCAACAAAGTCAAAGTCACATTGAACGGCACCGTCATTGTCGACTTCGATATGACCGACGCCAAGAAAAACGGCACCATCGATCACAAAGATCACCCCGGACTGAAACGGGAAATCGGGCACATCTGCCTGTGTGGTCATGGCGCGAAAATTGAGTTCAAAAATCTGCGAATCAAAGAACTCAAGTAA
- the mtnA gene encoding S-methyl-5-thioribose-1-phosphate isomerase has translation MNLENQAGADVATMRWVGGTDGYLKMIDQTLLPTEFREIECRDVETVWEAIKKLRVRGAPAIGIAASYGIVLAVQTGTGTQRPDFDQRLIEAATYLAESRPTAVNLFWALDRMQKLAESSPDLSNSEMHELLLEEARLIETEDLKMCHQIGEVGAELLSKGDGVLTHCNAGGLATSGGGTALAVFFEAARQGKQIHVYADETRPLLQGARLTTWELMQRGIPVTLISDSMAGWVMKEGKIQAVVTGADRIAANGDAANKIGTYSVALLASIHEIPFYIAAPSSTFDLSLESGEEIPIEERLPEEITNGFGKQTAPDGVDVYNPAFDVTPAKYIQGIITERGLIEPVTKEEVMRVLSSDPV, from the coding sequence ATGAATTTAGAGAATCAAGCAGGGGCAGATGTTGCGACAATGCGCTGGGTTGGCGGAACAGATGGATATCTGAAGATGATCGACCAGACATTGCTGCCAACGGAGTTTCGCGAAATCGAATGTCGCGATGTAGAGACGGTCTGGGAAGCGATAAAGAAGCTGCGCGTTCGCGGCGCGCCGGCAATCGGAATTGCCGCCTCTTATGGAATTGTGCTGGCGGTACAAACCGGGACTGGGACACAGAGGCCGGACTTCGACCAGAGACTCATTGAAGCTGCGACCTATTTAGCGGAGAGCAGGCCGACCGCCGTCAATCTGTTCTGGGCGTTGGATCGGATGCAGAAGCTGGCGGAGAGTTCTCCGGATCTTTCCAATTCAGAGATGCATGAACTATTGCTGGAAGAAGCGCGGCTGATTGAGACTGAAGATTTAAAGATGTGCCATCAGATTGGTGAGGTCGGTGCGGAACTGCTTTCCAAGGGGGATGGCGTTCTCACACACTGCAATGCGGGTGGTCTGGCGACATCAGGAGGAGGGACGGCTCTGGCAGTTTTCTTTGAGGCGGCCCGACAGGGAAAACAGATTCACGTTTATGCAGACGAGACGAGACCGTTGCTGCAAGGCGCACGATTAACAACGTGGGAATTAATGCAGCGTGGCATTCCCGTGACATTGATCAGCGACTCGATGGCGGGCTGGGTGATGAAAGAAGGGAAAATTCAGGCGGTGGTGACAGGCGCGGATCGAATTGCCGCGAATGGCGATGCGGCGAACAAGATTGGCACATATTCGGTGGCACTGCTTGCCAGCATTCACGAGATTCCGTTTTATATCGCAGCCCCCTCCAGCACGTTTGATTTGAGTCTGGAGAGCGGCGAGGAAATTCCGATCGAAGAACGATTGCCGGAAGAGATCACCAATGGCTTTGGCAAGCAGACCGCGCCTGACGGAGTCGACGTGTATAACCCGGCGTTTGATGTGACACCCGCGAAATATATTCAAGGGATCATCACCGAGCGCGGTTTGATTGAGCCGGTGACGAAAGAGGAAGTTATGCGCGTGCTCTCTTCGGACCCGGTTTGA
- a CDS encoding type II and III secretion system protein family protein, translating to MFKQNCHGSAIRLLKKHRFRNAIQLIAIVITGSLSMAQAQGPSMLQLPAPAAQGDSRYAPDPIQVPPSDSRQYQQSQQVQQIPQGMIPIQNVQHQTRGPRVQMVQDTGRITRKPLPTQIRSTPGIFDEMEIIIRRSQLIITNSRIRRYAIADPSIIEFVTYSPTEVSIVGLQLGTTTLTLWFEGDDTPITYLVHTIQDPSLEGQRRIDYGKLERKIAVLFPNSKVYLIPLSRKIIVKGEASDATEAAKILSVIRGEVINYDGNLGGPQPYATGVGYGGAGVDSTYAGVNFDYASSLIVNMLEIPGEFQVMIHVTIAQMNRTMMRQLGVDLAVLFDNGRQFIGSTMGGVPSTLTGIFEAGEVNVLINALAQNGTTKIMARPTLTVLSGHSASFLAGGEFAVPTIVGVGGAQGTSTTFRGFGTSIVVTPIVIDKDLIRMRIVPEYSQINDSNSVQGIPGLNSRRAQTTVELREGQTIVLAGLFGSDSSVGVTRIPWLGEIPLVGSYLFSSKQSSRGESELLITVTPQLVRPMEEDEVPPYPGHEVTIPGDKELYKYAMTEGAPDKEVYQLQPYGREAGQGVPVGYRMFNPAPASPYYPPMNTGTFQQGSTTQPIPQRGSTFPAQPRPVRPPGPIRSNQHQPLPPPPAPGVSGPQAHSAAYQESLSQQQNQRGFTQMIKERFQNRTTDKNTWVQPAGYVDPRMRRESAEPQKSRSKFPWSRSK from the coding sequence ATGTTCAAGCAGAACTGCCACGGATCGGCAATTCGATTATTAAAGAAGCATCGTTTTCGCAATGCGATTCAGCTGATCGCGATTGTGATAACGGGTTCACTTTCGATGGCGCAGGCCCAGGGGCCTTCTATGCTGCAGTTGCCAGCTCCTGCTGCTCAAGGAGACTCACGGTACGCTCCCGATCCGATACAAGTGCCTCCAAGCGATTCCAGACAATACCAACAGAGCCAGCAGGTACAACAGATTCCACAGGGAATGATCCCGATCCAGAACGTACAACACCAGACACGTGGTCCACGGGTACAGATGGTGCAGGATACGGGACGCATTACGAGAAAGCCACTCCCTACACAGATCCGTTCAACGCCGGGAATTTTTGATGAAATGGAAATCATCATTCGCCGGAGTCAGTTGATCATCACGAATTCACGAATCCGTCGGTATGCGATTGCCGATCCTTCGATCATCGAATTTGTCACCTACTCGCCGACTGAAGTTTCGATCGTCGGCTTGCAGCTGGGGACGACGACTTTAACACTCTGGTTTGAAGGGGATGATACCCCGATTACGTACCTGGTTCATACCATTCAGGATCCGAGTCTGGAAGGCCAGCGACGGATTGATTACGGCAAGCTGGAACGCAAGATTGCGGTTCTGTTTCCGAACAGTAAAGTCTACCTGATTCCCCTGTCGCGAAAGATTATCGTAAAAGGGGAAGCTTCCGATGCAACCGAAGCAGCGAAGATCCTGTCGGTAATTCGCGGTGAAGTGATCAACTATGACGGGAACCTGGGGGGACCACAGCCTTATGCAACGGGGGTCGGCTATGGAGGGGCCGGGGTTGACTCGACGTATGCGGGGGTCAATTTCGATTATGCCTCTTCTCTCATAGTAAATATGCTGGAAATTCCGGGCGAATTCCAGGTGATGATTCATGTGACGATTGCACAGATGAACCGCACGATGATGCGGCAGCTGGGTGTTGATTTAGCCGTGCTGTTTGACAACGGTCGTCAATTTATCGGTTCGACAATGGGGGGAGTGCCTTCCACTCTGACGGGTATTTTTGAAGCCGGTGAAGTGAATGTATTGATCAACGCGTTGGCGCAGAACGGTACTACGAAAATTATGGCGCGACCGACGTTAACGGTATTAAGTGGTCACTCGGCGAGTTTTCTTGCCGGTGGTGAATTTGCTGTACCGACAATTGTTGGTGTCGGGGGAGCCCAGGGGACGTCCACTACATTCCGTGGATTTGGTACCTCGATTGTTGTAACGCCGATTGTGATCGACAAAGATTTGATTCGAATGCGAATCGTTCCGGAATACAGTCAGATTAACGATTCCAACTCGGTTCAGGGGATTCCCGGTTTGAATTCCCGAAGAGCCCAGACCACAGTGGAACTGCGCGAAGGGCAGACGATTGTTCTGGCTGGTTTGTTTGGCAGCGATTCTTCTGTGGGTGTGACTCGGATTCCCTGGCTGGGAGAAATTCCACTCGTGGGCAGTTATCTTTTCAGTTCAAAACAGTCGAGCCGGGGCGAATCCGAATTGTTGATTACCGTGACACCACAGCTGGTTCGACCGATGGAAGAAGATGAAGTGCCCCCTTATCCGGGACATGAAGTGACTATTCCGGGAGATAAAGAACTGTATAAGTATGCGATGACAGAAGGGGCTCCTGACAAAGAGGTTTATCAGTTGCAGCCTTATGGTCGTGAGGCAGGGCAAGGAGTTCCCGTCGGATATCGAATGTTCAATCCTGCACCTGCTTCGCCGTACTATCCGCCGATGAACACGGGAACGTTTCAGCAAGGCTCAACAACACAGCCGATTCCTCAACGAGGGAGTACCTTCCCGGCTCAGCCGAGACCAGTCCGACCACCAGGACCGATTCGTTCGAACCAGCATCAGCCATTACCTCCACCACCAGCACCGGGGGTCAGCGGGCCGCAAGCTCATTCAGCCGCGTATCAGGAAAGTCTCTCGCAGCAACAGAATCAGCGTGGATTCACTCAAATGATCAAAGAGCGATTCCAGAACCGAACAACTGATAAAAATACCTGGGTACAACCGGCTGGTTATGTGGATCCCCGGATGAGACGGGAATCTGCCGAGCCTCAGAAAAGTCGTTCAAAATTTCCCTGGAGCAGGTCAAAGTAG